The following are encoded together in the Coffea arabica cultivar ET-39 chromosome 1c, Coffea Arabica ET-39 HiFi, whole genome shotgun sequence genome:
- the LOC140037478 gene encoding probable sugar phosphate/phosphate translocator At3g17430, whose product MVINRQLVLTYLYLLVYILLSSGVILYNKWVLSPKYFNFPFPITLTMIHMGFSGLVAFFLVRVFKVVTPVKMTFEIYATCVIPISAFFASSLWFGNTAYLFISVAFIQMLKALMPVATFLMAVICGTDKLRWDIFLNMVLVSIGVVVSSYGEIHFNIVGTVYQVTGIFAEALRLVLTQVLLQKKGLTLNPITSLYYIAPCSFVFLFVPWYLLEKPGMEVSQIQFNFGIFFSNALSALALNFSIFLVIGRTSAVTIRVAGVLKDWILIALSTVVFPESTITTLNIVGYAIAICGVIMYNYLKVKDVRASQLPIENLAERTAKEFKMEKKSSDLYVPDDTINSSSGLRIGRNSASDVNVDEEAPLLASSRLSHLGQSHYSSHSA is encoded by the exons ATGGTCATTAACAGGCAGCTAGTTTTGACCTATCTTTATCTTCTGGTGTATATATTGCTTTCGTCAGGTGTTATTTTATATAACAAG TGGGTTCTCTCACCAAAGTATTTCAATTTCCCATTTCCTATAACGCTTACAATGATTCATATGGGCTTTTCGGGATTGGTAGCTTTCTTTCTAGTACGAGTTTTCAAG GTTGTAACTCCAGTCAAAATGACTTTTGAAAT TTATGCAACATGTGTAATCCCCATTAGTGCCTTCTTTGCTTCAAGCCTCTG GTTTGGCAACACGGCATATTTGTTTATCTCTGTGGCCTTCATCCAAATGCTCAAAGCCCTCA TGCCAGTAGCCACTTTTCTCATGGCTGTTATTTGTGGTACCGATAAACTACGTTGGGATATATTCTTGAACATGGTGTTGGTTAGCATTGGAGTTGTGGTATCTTCATATGGTGAAATCCATTTCAACATAGTCGGCACAGTTTATCAGGTCACAGGAATATTTGCTGAAGCACTTAGGTTGGTCTTAACTCAAGTTCTTCTCCAGAAGAAAGGCTTGACACTAAATCCTATTACCAGTTTGTATTACATTGCTCCATGCAG CTTTGTGTTTCTCTTTGTGCCCTGGTATCTATTGGAGAAGCCTGGAATGGAAGTTTCACAGATTCAATTTAATTTTGGGATATTCTTCTCCAATGCTCTTAGTGCCCTGGCATTGAATTTCTCAATCTTTCTAGTTATTGGTAGAACCAGCGCTGTGACAATTCGAGTTGCTGGTGTCTTGAAGGACTGGATACTCATTGCCCTTTCGACTGTTGTTTTCCCAGAATCAACTATTACCACTCTTAACATTGTTGGTTATGCCATTG CCATATGTGGTGTAATCATGTATAATTACTTGAAAGTCAAAGATGTCCGTGCATCACAACTTCCTATTGAGAATCTTGCAGAAAGAACAGCAAAG GAATTCAAGATGGAAAAGAAGTCATCTGATCTGTATGTCCCAGATGACACTATCAACAGTAGCAGTGGGCTGAGGATTGGTAGAAATTCTGCTTCTGATGTTAACGTGGATGAAGAAGCACCTCTGTTGGCTTCCTCAAGGCTATCCCATTTGGGCCAAAGCCACTATAGCAGCCACTCAGCTTGA
- the LOC113714128 gene encoding probable pectate lyase 8 isoform X2 produces the protein MSVSIKCFSLCSLLTIMLVSLNAGAERDSYVKDGEVLQSTGNSTIPLRSIRNNTERRKLGFFSCGTGNPIDDCWRCDPNWQRQRKRLADCAIGFGRNAIGGRDGRFYIVTDPGDDDPVNPQPGTLRHAVIQDRPLWIVFKRDMVITLKQELIMNSFKTIDGRGVNVHIANGACITIQFITNVIIHGLHIHDCKQTGNAMVRSSPSHYGWRTMADGDGISIFGSSHIWIDHNSLSNCADGLIDAIMGSTAITISNNYFTHHNEVMLLGHSDDYVRDKSMQVTIAYNHFGEGLIQRMPRCRHGYFHVVNNDYTHWKMYAIGGSAEPTINSQGNRYLAPANPFAKEVTKRVLTNEGVWQHWNWRSDGDLMLNGAYFTSSGLGASAGYARASSLAAKSSSLVGSLTSGAGVLSCRRGHQC, from the exons ATGAGTGTCTCTATTAAATGTTTCAGTCTTTGTTCATTGTTAACCATAATGCTCGTATCTCTCAATGCGGGTGCAGAAAGAGACAG TTACGTTAAGGACGGCGAGGTGTTGCAGAGCACAGGAAACTCAACAATCCCATTAAG GAGCATACGCAATAACACAGAGAGGAGGAAATTGGGATTCTTCTCATGCGGGACAGGAAATCCTATTGATGATTGCTGGCGCTGTGACCCAAACTGGCAACGCCAACGCAAACGCCTGGCCGATTGTGCCATTGGATTTGGGCGCAATGCCATTGGCGGTCGTGATGGCAGGTTCTATATAGTCACGGACCCTGGTGATGATGACCCTGTTAACCCCCAGCCTGGAACACTTCGTCATGCCGTAATTCAGGACAGGCCTCTCTGGATTGTGTTCAAACGGGACATGGTGATCACCCTAAAGCAAGAGCTTATTATGAACAGCTTTAAGACAATTGATGGCCGGGGTGTTAATGTTCACATTGCAAACGGGGCTTGCATAACCATCCAATTCATCACCAATGTCATCATTCACGGCCTCCACATACATGACTGCAAACAAACCGGTAATGCCATGGTTCGAAGCTCTCCAAGTCACTATGGCTGGAGGACAATGGCTGATGGTGATGGCATTTCCATATTTGGTTCGAGCCACATTTGGATTGATCATAATTCTCTTTCCAACTGTGCTGATGGCCTCATTGATGCCATCATGGGCTCTACTGCAATTACCATCTCTAATAACTACTTCACTCACCATAATGAG GTTATGTTATTGGGCCACAGCGACGACTACGTCAGGGATAAGAGTATGCAGGTCACCATTGCCTACAACCATTTTGGGGAGGGGCTGATACAGAGGATGCCAAG GTGCAGGCATGGATATTTCCATGTGGTAAACAATGACTACACTCATTGGAAGATGTATGCGATTGGTGGCAGTGCTGAGCCAACCATTAACAGCCAGGGGAACAGATATCTGGCCCCTGCCAACCCTTTTGCGAAAGAG GTGACAAAGAGAGTGTTGACAAATGAAGGGGTTTGGCAGCACTGGAACTGGAGGTCTGATGGGGACCTAATGCTGAACGGAGCCTACTTCACTTCATCTGGCCTTGGAGCTTCGGCCGGCTATGCCAGAGCCTCCAGCTTAGCAGCCAAGTCCTCTTCATTAGTGGGATCCCTTACCTCTGGTGCGGGGGTCCTTTCTTGCCGCAGAGGGCACCAGTGCTAA
- the LOC113714136 gene encoding putative kinase-like protein TMKL1: MEFLKLIYLLITLVISHNLPISSSATSDVELVLLKIKPILQGSSENLLLSSWNTSIPLCQWRGLKWVFANGTSLACTDLSSPQWTSLSLYKDSSLNLLSLQLPSANLTGTLPRELGELTTLQSLYLGVNGLTGTIPLELGYSSALSEVDLGNNLLNGSLPTSIWNLCDRLVSLRLHGNSLSGTLPEPALPGATCKNLESLDLGHNMFSGNFPEFVTRFNELKQLDLASNMLSGPIPVSLTGLHLEKLNLSFNNFSGMLPNLGNVKFGAEVFEGNPGLCGPSLRACSGSSGLSSGAIAGIVIGMMTGAVVLVSILIGYLQGKRRKDVDEEEEEMEEGEDEESGGGGGEGKLILFQGGEHLTLEDVLNATGQVMEKTSYGTVYKAKLADGGTIALRLLREGSCKDRGSCLPVIRQFGKVRHENLIPLRAFYQGKRGEKLLIYDYLPNKTLHDLLHESRVGKPVLNWARRHKIALGIARGLAFLHSLETPITHGNVRSKNVLVDDFFVARLTEFGLDKIMVPAVADEIVGLAKVDGYKAPELQKMKKCNSRTDVYAFGILLLEILLGRKPGKGGRNGDFVDLPSLVKVAVLEETTMEVFDVELLKGTRSPMEEGLVQALKLAMGCCAPVASVRPAMDEVVRQLEENRPRNRSALYSPAETRSESGTPF, from the exons ATGGAGTTTCTGAAGCTTATCTACCTGTTAATCACCCTCGTTATCAGCCATAATTTGCCTATTTCTTCATCTGCAACCTCAGATGTTGAGCTGGTTTTGCTGAAGATCAAACCTATATTACAGGGCAGCTCTGAGAACTTGCTACTTTCTTCGTGGAATACGTCAATTCCACTCTGTCAATGGAGAGGCCTCAAATGGGTCTTCGCAAATGGGACTTCTTTGGCCTGCACTGACCTGTCTTCTCCACAATGGACAAGCCTTTCGCTTTATAAAGACTCCTCTTTGAACCTGCTTTCTCTGCAGCTCCCATCTGCTAATCTAACTGGAACTCTTCCAAGAGAGCTGGGTGAGCTCACAACTCTGCAAAGTCTCTATCTTGGGGTGAATGGGCTAACTGGAACCATCCCTCTTGAGCTTGGATACAGCTCTGCTCTGTCTGAAGTTGATTTGGGGAACAATTTGCTCAACGGGTCACTTCCAACTTCAATTTGGAATTTGTGTGATAGGCTGGTTTCGCTTCGGCTTCACGGTAATTCTTTATCTGGGACTCTTCCTGAGCCTGCATTGCCCGGTGCTACTTGCAAGAACCTAGAGTCCCTTGATTTGGGGCACAACAtgttttctggaaattttcctgaaTTTGTAACTAGGTTTAATGAACTTAAACAACTTGATCTTGCTAGTAACATGCTTTCTGGGCCTATTCCTGTGAGTTTAACCGGACTACATTTGGAAAAATTGAATCTTTCGTTTAATAACTTTAGTGGGATGCTGCCAAATTTGGGAAACGTGAAGTTCGGGGCTGAGGTTTTCGAGGGTAATCCTGGACTCTGTGGGCCATCTTTGAGGGCTTGTAGTGGAAGCTCTGGATTGAGTTCAGGGGCAATTGCTGGTATTGTCATTGGCATGATGACTGGAGCAGTAGTCTTGGTGTCAATTTTGATTGGATATTTGCAGGGAAAGAGGAGGAAGGATGTGGACGAAGAGGAGGAGGAAATGGAGGAAGGAGAGGATGAAGAAagtggcggcggcggcggcgagGGCAAGCTGATTTTGTTTCAGGGTGGCGAGCATTTGACATTGGAAGATGTATTGAATGCGACAGGACAAGTTATGGAAAAGACTAGTTATGGAACTGTATATAAGGCAAAGCTTGCTGATGGAGGAACAATTGCGTTGAGGTTGTTGAGAGAAGGTAGTTGTAAGGATAGGGGTTCTTGTTTGCCAGTGATAAGGCAGTTTGGCAAAGTTCGACATGAGAATTTGATTCCGTTGCGAGCTTTCTATCAGGGGAAAAGAGGGGAAAAGCTACTCATATATGACTATCTACCAAACAAAACCCTCCATGACCTCTTGCATG AATCAAGGGTGGGGAAACCAGTGTTGAATTGGGCTAGGCGACACAAAATTGCTTTGGGCATAGCCAGAGGTCTGGCATTTCTTCACAGCCTTGAAACACCAATTACTCATGGCAATGTGAGATCCAAAAATGTACTTGTAGATGACTTCTTTGTGGCTAGGCTTACTGAGTTTGGACTTGACAAAATAATGGTCCCTGCTGTCGCTGATGAGATAGTGGGACTTGCAAAGGTTGATGGTTACAAGGCACCAGAACTCCAAAAGATGAAGAAATGCAATTCTAGAACTGATGTTTATGCATTTGGGATACTGTTATTGGAGATTTTGCTTGGGAGAAAGCCCGGAAAGGGTGGCAGAAATGGAGATTTTGTTGATTTGCCTTCACTAGTTAAAGTAGCAGTTCTTGAAGAAACAACGATGGAAGTTTTTGATGTAGAGCTATTGAAGGGCACAAGGAGTCCGATGGAAGAAGGGTTAGTTCAGGCATTAAAGCTTGCAATGGGTTGTTGCGCTCCTGTGGCTTCTGTAAGGCCTGCCATGGATGAGGTTGTAAGGCAGTTGGAGGAGAACAGACCAAGGAATAGGTCTGCTTTATACAGCCCAGCTGAAACTAGGAGTGAAAGCGGTACTCCATTttga
- the LOC113714128 gene encoding probable pectate lyase 8 isoform X1 has translation MSVSIKCFSLCSLLTIMLVSLNAGAERDSYVKDGEVLQSTGNSTIPLRPNEEAEFKHEHAVDDPEMVASMVDTSIRNNTERRKLGFFSCGTGNPIDDCWRCDPNWQRQRKRLADCAIGFGRNAIGGRDGRFYIVTDPGDDDPVNPQPGTLRHAVIQDRPLWIVFKRDMVITLKQELIMNSFKTIDGRGVNVHIANGACITIQFITNVIIHGLHIHDCKQTGNAMVRSSPSHYGWRTMADGDGISIFGSSHIWIDHNSLSNCADGLIDAIMGSTAITISNNYFTHHNEVMLLGHSDDYVRDKSMQVTIAYNHFGEGLIQRMPRCRHGYFHVVNNDYTHWKMYAIGGSAEPTINSQGNRYLAPANPFAKEVTKRVLTNEGVWQHWNWRSDGDLMLNGAYFTSSGLGASAGYARASSLAAKSSSLVGSLTSGAGVLSCRRGHQC, from the exons ATGAGTGTCTCTATTAAATGTTTCAGTCTTTGTTCATTGTTAACCATAATGCTCGTATCTCTCAATGCGGGTGCAGAAAGAGACAG TTACGTTAAGGACGGCGAGGTGTTGCAGAGCACAGGAAACTCAACAATCCCATTAAG GCCAAATGAAGAGGCTGAATTCAAGCACGAGCACGCTGTCGACGATCCAGAAATGGTCGCTTCCATGGTTGATAC GAGCATACGCAATAACACAGAGAGGAGGAAATTGGGATTCTTCTCATGCGGGACAGGAAATCCTATTGATGATTGCTGGCGCTGTGACCCAAACTGGCAACGCCAACGCAAACGCCTGGCCGATTGTGCCATTGGATTTGGGCGCAATGCCATTGGCGGTCGTGATGGCAGGTTCTATATAGTCACGGACCCTGGTGATGATGACCCTGTTAACCCCCAGCCTGGAACACTTCGTCATGCCGTAATTCAGGACAGGCCTCTCTGGATTGTGTTCAAACGGGACATGGTGATCACCCTAAAGCAAGAGCTTATTATGAACAGCTTTAAGACAATTGATGGCCGGGGTGTTAATGTTCACATTGCAAACGGGGCTTGCATAACCATCCAATTCATCACCAATGTCATCATTCACGGCCTCCACATACATGACTGCAAACAAACCGGTAATGCCATGGTTCGAAGCTCTCCAAGTCACTATGGCTGGAGGACAATGGCTGATGGTGATGGCATTTCCATATTTGGTTCGAGCCACATTTGGATTGATCATAATTCTCTTTCCAACTGTGCTGATGGCCTCATTGATGCCATCATGGGCTCTACTGCAATTACCATCTCTAATAACTACTTCACTCACCATAATGAG GTTATGTTATTGGGCCACAGCGACGACTACGTCAGGGATAAGAGTATGCAGGTCACCATTGCCTACAACCATTTTGGGGAGGGGCTGATACAGAGGATGCCAAG GTGCAGGCATGGATATTTCCATGTGGTAAACAATGACTACACTCATTGGAAGATGTATGCGATTGGTGGCAGTGCTGAGCCAACCATTAACAGCCAGGGGAACAGATATCTGGCCCCTGCCAACCCTTTTGCGAAAGAG GTGACAAAGAGAGTGTTGACAAATGAAGGGGTTTGGCAGCACTGGAACTGGAGGTCTGATGGGGACCTAATGCTGAACGGAGCCTACTTCACTTCATCTGGCCTTGGAGCTTCGGCCGGCTATGCCAGAGCCTCCAGCTTAGCAGCCAAGTCCTCTTCATTAGTGGGATCCCTTACCTCTGGTGCGGGGGTCCTTTCTTGCCGCAGAGGGCACCAGTGCTAA